The stretch of DNA GTACGCGCCGGTGTGCAATTCGACGCCGTTGACGCCGAGCTGATCCGCCAAGGCGATTTGCCGCGGATCGGGATCGAGAAACAGGCTCACCTCGATGCCCGCTTGCTGCAATCTCGCCGTCGTCGAAGCCACGCGTTCACGTTGCGAGACGACGTCGAGTCCGCCTTCGGTGGTCACTTCCTCGCGCCGCTCCGGCACGAGCGTCACCTGGTGAGGCTTCACTTCGCAGGCCAGCGCGGCGATCTCGTCGCAGCAGGCCATCTCCAGATTGAGTTTCACGTGAACCGACTCGCGCAGCACGCGGACGTCGCGATCGATGATGTGCCGGCGGTCTTCGCGAAGGTGGATCGTAATCCCATCCGCACCGCCGATCTCGGCGAGCGCCGCCGCCCAAACGGGGTCCGGCTCATAGGTCCGCCGCGCTTGGCGGACCGTCGCCACATGATCGATATTCACGCCCAGCAAAGCCATTCGCCGCGTCTCCGAAATTGAAGGTCGTCGCCCGAGATTATAACATCGCGGACAAACGCCGGGGTCGTGTGGTTCGCCCAAAGGAAGTCTAGAAAGCCCGCACTGCGATGCCGGCTGCCACGCAGATGCCAAGCACTAGGAACAGATTCCACTTAAAACGCAGCAGCATCACGGCGGCGGCGGCAGCGATCGTCGCCGCGGCCCAATCGATCGTGCGCCACACTGGGACGTCGATCTCGCCGCCGGGGAAGGACCAAGGGTTGCGTTCGCTGAACAGCGTGCGGAGGGCGAACCAGATTGCCAGGTTGAGGATCACGCCGACGACCGCGGCGGTGACTGCCGAAAGGGCGCTGCTCCAGAGGGCGCTGTTGCGCAAGCGCTCGACGTACGGCGCGCCGACGAAAATGTAAAGA from Planctomycetia bacterium encodes:
- a CDS encoding pyridoxine 5'-phosphate synthase, translated to MALLGVNIDHVATVRQARRTYEPDPVWAAALAEIGGADGITIHLREDRRHIIDRDVRVLRESVHVKLNLEMACCDEIAALACEVKPHQVTLVPERREEVTTEGGLDVVSQRERVASTTARLQQAGIEVSLFLDPDPRQIALADQLGVNGVELHTGAYALAQGKQREHELQLLREAGAAIVTAGMTLHAGHGLNYQNVRPVAEIPHMCELNIGHSIVARAIMVGMEQAVREMKRLISQQ